The genomic interval CATCATCTCCTGTCACCTTCCGGAAGCGTCAACTTACCCTGACCGACCATCTTCTTGCAAAAAATCTCCAGTTGAGCCTTGGCGAGCTTGGAAGGCTTGGACAGACCGTTTTCCCATCGGTTGACGGTCGCGTAACTGACGCCGATCTGCCGGGCCAGATCTTCCTGGCTCAGGGAAAGCTGACGTCGTATCTCTTTTACCAATGCTGAAAGACCCCGACCTTCTGTGTCCATTCACTGCACC from Candidatus Cloacimonadota bacterium carries:
- a CDS encoding helix-turn-helix transcriptional regulator — translated: MDTEGRGLSALVKEIRRQLSLSQEDLARQIGVSYATVNRWENGLSKPSKLAKAQLEIFCKKMVGQGKLTLPEGDRR